The following are from one region of the Polaribacter marinaquae genome:
- a CDS encoding dicarboxylate/amino acid:cation symporter, with amino-acid sequence MKKLALHWKILIGMVVGILFGLLMTTVDGGSTFVANWINPFGSIFVKLLKLIAVPLIIASLVKGISDLKDISKFKNIGLKTIGIYIFTTVIAITIGLLLVNVVKPGDGISEETITKLTETYANSGGVQAKIAEASKQKSSGPLQFLVDMVPDNAMKAMSNNKSMLQVIFFTIFLGISMLLIGEKRSKPLKDFFDSLNEVVLKMVDLIMLFAPIAVFALLSNVVVSSNDPDLLIALLKYAATVVGGLFLLVVFYMILVKVFTKKNPFWFLKQLSPAQLLAFSTSSSAATLPVTMERVEEHIGVDKEVSSFVLPVGATINMDGTSLYQAVAAVFIAQALGFDLTFVDQLTIIITALLASIGSAAVPGAGMVMLVIVLESVNFPADKLAIGLALIFAVDRPLDMCRTVINVTGDATVASLVAKSVGKLHDNPTPKNWDDHYDEVK; translated from the coding sequence CTGGAAGATTTTAATAGGAATGGTTGTAGGTATCCTTTTTGGATTGTTAATGACAACAGTAGACGGTGGTTCTACTTTTGTTGCCAATTGGATAAATCCTTTTGGAAGCATTTTTGTAAAATTATTAAAGTTAATTGCGGTTCCTTTAATTATAGCTTCTTTGGTGAAGGGTATTTCAGATTTAAAAGACATTTCTAAGTTTAAAAATATTGGTTTAAAAACAATCGGAATCTATATTTTTACAACAGTTATAGCGATTACCATTGGTTTATTATTGGTTAATGTTGTGAAGCCAGGTGATGGTATATCAGAAGAAACTATTACAAAATTAACAGAAACATATGCCAATAGTGGTGGTGTGCAAGCAAAAATTGCCGAAGCTTCAAAGCAAAAAAGTAGCGGGCCTTTACAGTTTTTAGTAGACATGGTGCCAGATAATGCCATGAAAGCTATGAGTAACAACAAATCGATGTTACAAGTAATTTTCTTCACAATATTTTTAGGAATCTCTATGCTTTTAATAGGTGAAAAAAGATCGAAGCCTTTAAAAGACTTTTTCGATTCTTTGAATGAAGTTGTTTTAAAGATGGTCGATTTAATTATGTTATTTGCGCCAATTGCAGTATTTGCTTTATTGTCTAATGTAGTGGTTTCTTCAAATGATCCAGATTTATTAATTGCACTTTTAAAGTATGCAGCAACCGTTGTTGGTGGTTTATTTTTATTGGTTGTTTTTTACATGATTTTGGTAAAAGTGTTTACAAAAAAGAATCCTTTTTGGTTCTTAAAACAATTAAGTCCTGCGCAATTATTGGCGTTTTCTACAAGTTCTAGTGCAGCTACTTTACCTGTAACTATGGAGCGTGTAGAAGAGCACATTGGTGTAGATAAAGAAGTATCTAGTTTTGTTTTACCGGTTGGTGCTACCATTAATATGGATGGAACCTCTTTATATCAAGCAGTTGCAGCAGTTTTTATTGCACAAGCGCTTGGATTCGATTTAACGTTTGTAGATCAATTAACAATTATAATTACAGCTTTATTAGCTTCTATTGGTTCTGCTGCAGTTCCTGGTGCAGGTATGGTAATGTTGGTAATTGTATTAGAATCGGTTAATTTTCCGGCAGATAAATTAGCCATTGGTTTGGCATTAATTTTTGCGGTAGATAGGCCTTTAGATATGTGTAGAACCGTAATAAATGTTACCGGAGATGCAACTGTTGCCTCTTTAGTTGCCAAATCTGTTGGTAAATTACACGACAATCCAACTCCAAAAAACTGGGACGATCATTACGACGAAGTAAAATAA